The DNA sequence tttttaaaacatgttttgaagCAACAGCTTGcttgaatattttcttatatttatctttgacatttcttttcaatttagcATTATAAACtggcatatttttcaaaatatactcAGTTATGAATAAATAGTTTTGAAGATGATTTCTGGATAAAAGGCTGTATTCCAAAGCAATCATCAATGGTGTCTCATCTTTTGAGGTCAGACAATTCATGTCGGCTCCCTTTGAAATTAGTAGTTTAAATATGTCCAAATTGCCTTGCCTAGCAGCAACATGTAAAATCTTTTCCCTGTATTTCAATGACAATTTTCCCTGACaatccatatatataaaatccaTATCCATTGAATCTCCATATGGAGATTCAAACTCTGCATTTGGGTTGGCTCCATTCTCTAATAGATATTTAGTCACATCAAATTTCTCCTTAACTGTTGAGTAATATAATGGTGTTCTATTCCACATATCTAAGGCATCTATGGTGGTACCTTTGGTaactagtagttgacaaatttTTAAGCTGGCAAACTCTGCAGCAGAATGTAAGAGTGTTttatgattaaatttgtttagattTGTGTTGGCTCCATTCTCTAATAGATACGTAGTCACATCTAAACTATTTGAAACAACACCATAATATAAGGCTGTTTCATTTCTCTCATTTAAGGCATCTATACAGGCACCCTTGGCAACTAGTAGTCGACAAATGTTCAAACAGCCCACGAGAGCAGCTTTCTGTAAGATTGTTTCACCGCATTTTGCATTTGGATTTGCTCCATTCTCTAATAGATACCTAGTCACATCTAATTCATGCGAAATTACAGCGTAGTATATTGCTGTTGTTCCCTCTGAATTTAAGGCATTTACACTAACACCCCTGGAAATCAGCCGTTGACACATATCTAAATTACCGTTCGCTGCGGCATTGTGTAagactttctttcttttttctttccattcTTGAAACAGTTTGACACAAATATTGGTCATTTCTGTAATGATAACAAATCCTGTGTTTAACAAACTTGTTCCAGTTCCATCCCATTGTTCGAAGTAATCACTAATAGCTATTAAGCAACAACTACTAGCTACTATACTGCAACAAAATATGTGGTCCAAATACTGAACGAAGTCCATAATTTTAATCAGTGTAGtactaaaaagatttttttctatttctattttaatttgttttgcttCGTTTTtgtgggtgttttttttttttactttttttttttcatagcattttttgcatttttctacagcattttctttttctgtttcatttttgtaaaattcgCTTGAGATCATTATAACTTTTCTTGTGCAATAATTTTCAAGTAAAATAtctttattatgtttatttagcCTGATAcaaattaaaacttcttttaaattgttgatgtatttctttagtttcaattaaaaatttgaaactggtgATGAGACACAATagatatttttgcagtttatttgATAGCTAAGTATACCTATTTCAATTTAAAGAACAGAATTATGCTCAtacattataattattttccatttcctataataatcactttttaTCAAAGTTACTGTTTAAAGTAAAGAAACGTATTATATGGGCTAGAGATCACTCCTTactattaattgaaataaaaaacatttaaaagtcaaaagtttttctaactgaatgtaaggagcaacttaaaacctgaaacgaacagaaattactccgtatataaaaggggctattcccttcAACCCACTCTGTACGgtgaagtttgaccctttctctcaactctctttttttaaacagtaaaa is a window from the Artemia franciscana unplaced genomic scaffold, ASM3288406v1 Scaffold_2724, whole genome shotgun sequence genome containing:
- the LOC136042991 gene encoding putative ankyrin repeat protein RF_0381, with the translated sequence MTNICVKLFQEWKEKRKKVLHNAAANGNLDMCQRLISRGVSVNALNSEGTTAIYYAVISHELDVTRYLLENGANPNAKCGETILQKAALVGCLNICRLLVAKGACIDALNERNETALYYGVVSNSLDVTTYLLENGANTNLNKFNHKTLLHSAAEFASLKICQLLVTKGTTIDALDMWNRTPLYYSTVKEKFDVTKYLLENGANPNAEFESPYGDSMDMDFIYMDCQGKLSLKYREKILHVAARQGNLDIFKLLISKGADMNCLTSKDETPLMIALEYSLLSRNHLQNYLFITEYILKNMPVYNAKLKRNVKDKYKKIFKQAVASKHVLKKLEPWLRKMCKLASEKSDDSLKSLCQDVIWKNIDITKISDIINGLNIPECLRRYIIYAEELRYFVEVTIY